In Methanoregula sp. UBA64, the genomic window ACGGCATGCATGCCAAAGAAGACAACCGACCAGGCAAAGTTGAGGGCAAGCTGGGCGGCAAAGAGGATGACCCCCTGCGTTACAACGGGGCGGGAGAGACCTTCCCGCAAAACAAGGAAGAGCGCGGCTCCCATGAGGAGGTAGAGCACGGTCCAGGCCGGGGCAAAGATCCATGCGGGCGGGGTAAAGAAGGGTTTTACCAGGCCGGCATACCAGACGGGGATGCTGCCGACAGTAAAGAACGAGCCGGCGGCCCCCACAAGAAGGGGGATGGCGATGCAGAGAACAAAGAGGAGGGCGGTGCGGATGCGGGAAGAGTCCATGGAAGTAGGGTGGCGTCACCGGGTGATGAAAGTGACTGAGGGGGCAGGGAACCGTGATCGGGCGTCCGGGATGCCCGTACTCGCCCTAGATGCGAGCAGCATTAAGAAGTCGGAAAAACTCAAAGGCAAGGAGAAGGTGCAGGAGAAGGCGGCGGCAAGGAAGCGCACCCTCCAGATTGTTTCCGTTGTCGCGGTGATCATCATCGTTATCGCCGGGGTTACGGCCTATATTTCGCTGTATAACCCGTTCGTGGTTGCGGCGCCCGGCGACAAGGTGAGCGTGGTCTATACGGGCATGTTCGAGAACAAGACGGTCTTTGAAACGAACACGAACTCCTCCCCGATCACGTTTACGGTGGGCTCGGGCCGGATGATCAAGGGATTCGATGCAGCGGTGCAGGGGATGAAGATCGGCGAGACAAAGACGGTGACGATCCCCTCGGACCAGGCGTACGGCCCGTACGATCCGTCGCTGGTGCAGATTGTCCCAAGGAGCATGTTCCCGGAGAATACGTCATTCTACCCGGGTGAGCCGTTCGGGTTCCGCAGTTCGGCGACCGGGCAGTCGTACCTGGTCCACGTGACGTCTGCGGGGGTCGCCGTGGATGCGAACTCGGCGCTTGCGGGCCAGGACCTGGTCTTTACGATCAAGGTGACGGGGATCACGAAAGCGGGCTCCGGCAGTTCGGCTGCGGGAAGCTCGTAACACTTTTTTTGTTTTATTAGTAACTGATTCGTTTTTCCGGAAATACCTATTGGTCTTTCTATACTCTTCATCGGTGCAATGTTTTCATCTCGCAATCCTTATGCCCCCTCCGCAACCCATCATTATTCATGAGAAAGATTACCCTCCAGGTGGCACTGGATCTTCTTGAACTACACCGGGCAGTGCAGATTGCACAAGAGTCGCTTGCCGGGGGGGCAGACTGGATCGAGGCCGGTACACCGCTTATCAAGAGCGAGGGCATGCAGGCAGTCCGGGCATTACGCGAAAAATTTCCGGACTCCGTAATCGTCGCGGATATGAAGATCGCAGATACCGGCACCATGGAAGTGGAGATGGCGGCAAAAGCCGGGGCAGATATTGTCTGTATCCTTGCCGATGCAGATGACGCGGTCATCAAAGAGGCAGTCAGGGCGAGCCGGTTATACGGGACCCGACTGATGGCAGACCTGATCAATGTCAGGGATCCTGCCGGACGGTCCCGCACCCTTGAAGAACTCGGGGTGGATATTATCGTGGCCCATGTCGGTATCGACCAGCAGATGATCGGGAAAGACTCGCTGGATCTTTTACGGACGATACGGGAGGGGATCCATATACCGGTTGCCGTTGCAGGGGGACTCGATGCCGTGACCGCGGGAGAGGCCGTAAAACAGGGCGCCGATATCGTTATTGTCGGGGGATGGATAGCCCGGTCTGCCGATGTAACCGCATCTGCAAAAAAAATCCGCCAGTCTCTCGATTCGCCATCGGCAGCAGCGCCGGAAAAAAAGAATCCGGATGATGAGATCCACGAACTCTTTATGCAGGTTTCGACCCCGAACATCAGCGACGCAATGCACCGGAAAGGAGCTCTTTTTGGGCTTGTTTCCGTCTGCGGGAACGTGAAGATGGCAGGAAAAGCGGTAACCGTGCAGACGTTTGCCGGGGACTGGGCAAAACCCGTTGAGGCCATCGAGAAAGCACCGGCAGGTGCGGTTCTTGTGATCAACAATGACGGCGGCATCCACGTGGCGCCGTGGGGGGAACTGGCAACCTTAAGCTGCCAAAAAAGAGGTCTGGCCGGTGTCGTGATTGACGGGGCTGTACGGGATATCGACGATATCCGGGCAATGAAGTTCCCGGTCTTTGCAAAGGCCATCGTCCCCAATGCAGGAGAACCCAAGGGCATGGGCGAGATCAACGCGGAGATCCGGTGTTGCGGCCAGTACATCCATCCCGGCGACTGGATTGTCGGCGACGAAAGCGGCGTTGTTGTAATTCCCGCAGAACGGGCCTATGAAGTTGCCCGCCGTGCGCTGGAAGTAAAAAAGACCGAAGCCCGGATCCGCGAAGAGATCCGGAGAGGGAGCACGTTATCGGAAGTAACCGAACTGATCAAATGGGAGAAAAAGTAAAATTTAATGGAATACCGTGTGTTCGAGAAGGGTTGCGCCGGATCCCTGGATCTTTCCGATGGCGTCGTCTACCTGATCCACACGGAGGATAAGTACGGCAGCATTCTTTCCTGAATAGGCATAGGAATATTCGATGTTGATTCCCGCATCCCCGAGCACTTTTGCGATCTCGTAGAGTCCGCCGGGCTGGTCTTTCATCTGCACGGCGATAACATCCGTAAAGGCGACATTGTAGCCCATCGATGATAACTTCTTATGGGCTTTTTCCGGGTGATCGACCAGCGCCCGGATTACCCCGAAACCATTTGCTTCTGCAATACTGAATGCAAGGATGTTGATCTTCTCCTCACCCAGCGCATGGGCTACGGCTGCAAGCCGGCCCGGCCGGTTCTCCGAGAAGATCGAGATCTGCTTGATGACATACTTTTTCGTGTCCATACCTAGATCGCCCTCTTGTCGATAACTTTCTTGGATTTTCCCTCGAACCGGGGTAACGATCCCGGCTCCACGAGTTCTACATCAACGGCAACATTTAACGCATTTCTGAGCCGGTGTTCGACGTTCTGCCGGATCTTCATGAGATCGTTAATCTTGTCGCTGAAAGAGTCTTTTGTCAGCTCCACCCGGACGAGCATATCGTCAAGGGCCCCTTTGCGCTCGACAACGATCTGGAAGTGCTGTCCCACCTCGGGGATGGTCATCAAGGTATACTCTACCTGTGAGGGGAAAACATTGATGCCCCGGATGATCAGCATGTCGTCCACGCGTCCCTGGATCCGGTTGATCCGGGGGCTTGTGCGTCCGCAAGGGCAGGTTTCTTCGTCAACCGATGCGATATCCCCGATACGGTACCGGATCATCGGGAGCGCCTCTTTCTGGAGCATGGTAAGGGTCAGTTCTCCCTTCTCGCCGGGCTCAAGGGACTCGCCGGTCTTTGGATCGATCACTTCTACCAGCGCGATGTCGGACCAGATATGGAACCCGTTCTGTTCTGCACATTCGGTAAACATCGGGCCGGAGAGCTCGCTTGTACCGTAGATGTCATACGCTTTGATACCCAGCCAGTCTTCCATCCTCTTGCGCATGTTCTCGGTCCAGGGTTCTGCACCGAGGATACCAGCCCGAAGGTGCATGTCCTTTTTGATGTCGACTCCCATTTTTTCCGCAACTTCGCCGATGTGAAGCAGGTAGGACGGCGTGCAGGCAATTGCCGTTACTTCGAGGTCCTGCATCAGTTCGATCTGGCGTTCGGTGTTTCCCACGCTTGTCGGGAGCACGGTTGCGCCGATCCGTTCGGCACCGTAGTGCATACCAAGGCCGCCGGTAAAGAGGCCGTACCCGTAACTGACCTGGATGACATCTCCCCGTCCCAGGCCAAACGAGGTAAGCCCCCGGGCAATGGACGTACTCCACATGTCGATGTCTTTCTGGGTGTACCCGACAACCGTTGGCTTGCCGGTGGTTCCCGAAGAGACATGGTACCGGACCAGTTCTTCCTGGGGGGCGGTAAAGATACGGTTGGGGTAATTATCCCGGAGGTCTTTCTTGAACATGAAGGGGAGTTTTTTCACATCCGCGAGTTCATGGATGTCATCCGGGTGGACCTTCTGTGCCTTCATCCGGTCGTGGTAAAAGGGGGAGAAACTGTAGAGCCGGCAGACAAGGCTCTTGAGCAGTTTGTACTGCATCTTTTTCAGGTCTGCTTTTGGCAGATCTTCGATTCTCGGGTCCCAGTACTGCATCACATATCACTCCTTCTGTCAATCACCCGTTTTGCCTTTCCCTCGAACCGGGGCAGCGAACCCGGCTCAACGAGTTTTACAGTAGTCCTCAGTTCAAGGGTATCGTGAAGCTCTTTTACTACCTTTTTCTGGATCTTTGCCAGATCGGCAAGTTCACCGGAGAAATGGCTCCTGTTGATCTCGACTTCCACGGTCATCTCGTCCAGATGATTGATTCTGTCGATATAGACCATAAACTGATTGCCTACTTCAGGGATCCGGAGGAGCACATGTTCGATCTGGGAGGGGAAGACGTTGATACCGCGGATGATGAGCATGTCGTCGCTCCTGCCGGTCAGGCGTGCCAGTTTCTTTCCCCGCCCGCAGAGACACCCGTCCTCCATCACCATGGTGACGTCACCGGTCCGGTAACGGATGAGGGGCATGGCTTCCTTAACGAGCGGCGTAACGACCAGCTCCCCGCGTTCGCCATCGGAAAGGCGTTCCCCGGTCTTCGGGTTGATGATCTCGACAAGGTAACTGTCATGCCAGATATGGAGGCCGTTTCGCTCGGGGCATTCAAACGCAACCCCGGGCCCGAAGAGTTCGCTCATGCCATAGGAATCGTACGCGGTCACCCCAAGACGGTCTTCAAGCGTGTGCCGCATATTGTCCGACCAGGGCTCTGCACCGAAGATACCGGTTTTGAGCGAGGGCAGGTCTTCGTGCATCTCTTCTGCAACTTCCGAGAGGTGCATTGCATAGCTGGGAGTGCAGTGAATTGTCGTGACACCGAAATCCCGGATCATCTCGATCTGGCGGCGGGTGTTGCCGGTTGCGCTCGGGATCACGGTC contains:
- a CDS encoding TspO/MBR family protein, whose translation is MDSSRIRTALLFVLCIAIPLLVGAAGSFFTVGSIPVWYAGLVKPFFTPPAWIFAPAWTVLYLLMGAALFLVLREGLSRPVVTQGVILFAAQLALNFAWSVVFFGMHAVAAALAVLLLLIALIAATLVIFRRVSAPAAWLLVPYLAWCCFAATLNAGIWLLN
- a CDS encoding FKBP-type peptidyl-prolyl cis-trans isomerase, giving the protein MEVGWRHRVMKVTEGAGNRDRASGMPVLALDASSIKKSEKLKGKEKVQEKAAARKRTLQIVSVVAVIIIVIAGVTAYISLYNPFVVAAPGDKVSVVYTGMFENKTVFETNTNSSPITFTVGSGRMIKGFDAAVQGMKIGETKTVTIPSDQAYGPYDPSLVQIVPRSMFPENTSFYPGEPFGFRSSATGQSYLVHVTSAGVAVDANSALAGQDLVFTIKVTGITKAGSGSSAAGSS
- the hxlA gene encoding 3-hexulose-6-phosphate synthase, with protein sequence MRKITLQVALDLLELHRAVQIAQESLAGGADWIEAGTPLIKSEGMQAVRALREKFPDSVIVADMKIADTGTMEVEMAAKAGADIVCILADADDAVIKEAVRASRLYGTRLMADLINVRDPAGRSRTLEELGVDIIVAHVGIDQQMIGKDSLDLLRTIREGIHIPVAVAGGLDAVTAGEAVKQGADIVIVGGWIARSADVTASAKKIRQSLDSPSAAAPEKKNPDDEIHELFMQVSTPNISDAMHRKGALFGLVSVCGNVKMAGKAVTVQTFAGDWAKPVEAIEKAPAGAVLVINNDGGIHVAPWGELATLSCQKRGLAGVVIDGAVRDIDDIRAMKFPVFAKAIVPNAGEPKGMGEINAEIRCCGQYIHPGDWIVGDESGVVVIPAERAYEVARRALEVKKTEARIREEIRRGSTLSEVTELIKWEKK
- a CDS encoding ACT domain-containing protein encodes the protein MDTKKYVIKQISIFSENRPGRLAAVAHALGEEKINILAFSIAEANGFGVIRALVDHPEKAHKKLSSMGYNVAFTDVIAVQMKDQPGGLYEIAKVLGDAGINIEYSYAYSGKNAAVLILRVDQVDDAIGKIQGSGATLLEHTVFH
- a CDS encoding phenylacetate--CoA ligase family protein; the encoded protein is MQYWDPRIEDLPKADLKKMQYKLLKSLVCRLYSFSPFYHDRMKAQKVHPDDIHELADVKKLPFMFKKDLRDNYPNRIFTAPQEELVRYHVSSGTTGKPTVVGYTQKDIDMWSTSIARGLTSFGLGRGDVIQVSYGYGLFTGGLGMHYGAERIGATVLPTSVGNTERQIELMQDLEVTAIACTPSYLLHIGEVAEKMGVDIKKDMHLRAGILGAEPWTENMRKRMEDWLGIKAYDIYGTSELSGPMFTECAEQNGFHIWSDIALVEVIDPKTGESLEPGEKGELTLTMLQKEALPMIRYRIGDIASVDEETCPCGRTSPRINRIQGRVDDMLIIRGINVFPSQVEYTLMTIPEVGQHFQIVVERKGALDDMLVRVELTKDSFSDKINDLMKIRQNVEHRLRNALNVAVDVELVEPGSLPRFEGKSKKVIDKRAI
- a CDS encoding phenylacetate--CoA ligase family protein — its product is MFWDKKMETLKSKDLEALQLKRLKKTLRAVQEIGFYRDQFARAGISGSKIKSLDDVEKLPFTKKQDLRDGYPFGFFAVPLKQIVRIHTTSGTTGKPTVVGYTRNDLDTWANLIARNMTMIGGTENDIFQNMVNYGMFTGGLGFHYGAEKIGMTVIPSATGNTRRQIEMIRDFGVTTIHCTPSYAMHLSEVAEEMHEDLPSLKTGIFGAEPWSDNMRHTLEDRLGVTAYDSYGMSELFGPGVAFECPERNGLHIWHDSYLVEIINPKTGERLSDGERGELVVTPLVKEAMPLIRYRTGDVTMVMEDGCLCGRGKKLARLTGRSDDMLIIRGINVFPSQIEHVLLRIPEVGNQFMVYIDRINHLDEMTVEVEINRSHFSGELADLAKIQKKVVKELHDTLELRTTVKLVEPGSLPRFEGKAKRVIDRRSDM